Genomic DNA from Thermus islandicus DSM 21543:
CCGGGAGATTGACGTGGGGGCCTTAGCTGGGCTCAGCCGGGAGGAAGCGGAGGCCCGCTACCCCGAGTTTCTGCAAAACGCCCTAAAGGACCCCTGGAACACCCCCCGCCCTGGCGGGGAGAGCATGGCTGACCTAGCCCGACGCCTCCAGACCTTCCTGGACCGGCTGCCTACAGGCCGCCACCTCCTCGTTACCCATGGGGGGATCATCCGCGCCGCCCTCAAGCTGGCCTTGGAGCTGGAAAGGGAGGCCTGGCGGCGCTTCCACATCCCCAACACCTCCATCACCCGGATCCTCTTCCCGGAACGAGAGGTCCTGACCGTCTCCGACGTCGCCCACCTGGAAACCTGGACCGACTGGCTCTCCGACGAGAGCCTGAAATAAAAGCCTAACCCCCCTCCTGGGGAGGGGGGTTGAGTTGGAGCGGGAGACGGGACTTGAACCCGCGACCCCGACCTTGGCAAGGTCGTGCTCTACCGACTGAGCTACTCCCGCAAGGGAAAATCCCCCGCACCGACCTACTCTCCCAGGACCCTGCGGTCCCAGTACCATCGGCGCTGGCGCGTTTCACTTCCGTGTTCGGAATGGGAACGGGTGGGTCCACGCCGCTATGGGCACGGGGGATTCTTGTGTTTTGCTTTTCAAAGGTCCCGCACCGCCTCGGGGGGCGGGGGATCCTGCTGGGGTGGGGATCAGTGCGGAGAGGGTCAAGACCTCGGACGATTGGGACCGGTCGGCTCAACGCCTCGCGGCGCTTACACCCCCGGCCCATCCACCGGGTCGTCTTCCCGGGTCCTTACCGGCTTTACACCGTGGGAGGCCTCATCTTGGGGCGGGTTTCCCGCTTAGATGCTTTCAGCGGTTATCCCTTCCGCACATGGCTACCCAGCGTATGCCCCTGGAGGGACAGCTGGGAAACCAGAGGTGCGTCCCTTCCGGTCCTCTCGTACTAGGAAGAGCTCCCCTCAAGCCTCCTGCGCCCGTGGCGGATAGAGACCGAACTGTCTCACGACGTTCTGAACCCAGCTCGCGTGCCGCTTTAATGGGCGAACAGCCCAACCCTTGGGACCTTCTTCAGCCCCAGGATGCGACGAGCCGACATCGAGGTGCCAAACCTCCCCGCCGCTGTGGACGCTCGGGGGAGATCAGCCTGTTATCCCCGGGGTAACTTTTATCCGTTGATCGATGGCCCTTCCACACGGGACCACCGGTTCACTAGGCCCGGCTTTCGCCCCTGCTCGGCTTGCAGGCCTCACAGTCAGGCCCCCTTCTACCCTTGCGCTCTCCGGCGGATTTCCGTCCCGCCTGAGGGGACCTTTGGGCGCCTCCGTTACCCTTTAGGAGGCGACCACCCCAGTCAAACTGCCCGCCAAGCGCTGTCCCCAATCCCTTGGGTTAGGCCCCCAGCCGCGCCAGGGTGGTATTTCACCGGCGCCTCCACCGCCCCCGAAAGGGCGGCTTCACAGGCTCCCACCTATCCTACGCAGGCGCGACCAAAGGCCAACACCAGGCTGCAGTAAAGCTCCACGGGGTCTTTTCGTCCTGCCACGGGTAGGCCGCATCTTCACGGCCAGTTCAATTTCACCGGGTCCCTCGCCGAGACAGCGCTCCGGTCGTTACGCTTTTCGTGCAGGTCGGAACTTACCCGACAAGGAATTTCGCTACCTTAGGACCGTTATAGTTACGGCCGCCGTTCACCGGGGCTTCGGTTCAGGGCTTGCACCCCTCCCCTTGACCTTCCGGCACCGGGCAAGCGTCGCTCCCTATACCTCCCCTTACGGGTTCGCAGAGAGCTGTGTTTTTGGTAAACAGTCGCCAGAGCCTGTTCACTGCGGCTCCCCTCGCGGGGAGCACCCCTTCTCCCGAAGTTACGGGGCCAACTTGCAGAGTTCCTTGGCGAGGGTTCTCCCGCGCGCCTTGGTGCACTTGCACCCGCCCACCTGTGTCGGTTTGCGGTACGGGTTCCCGCAGGTTGTGCTTAGAGGCTTTTCTCGGCTCCCTGGCTTCGGGGGGTTGTCACCCTCACGGGCTTCCCCACCACGCAGAGCTTTTGGGGGGCGGATTTGCCTACCCCCCACCCTGCGCTTCTGGCCGGGCACGTCCATGGCTCCGGTCCCCCTAGCCTAGAGCGTCCCCCCATCGCACCTGCGGGAAGGGCCGGAATATTAACCGGCTGTCCTTCGGCTACGCCTTTCGGCCTCACCTTAGGTCCCGCCTAACCCTACGCTGACGACCATGGCGTAGGAACCCTTGGGCTTACGGCGACAGGGATTCTCACCCTGTTTATCGTTACTCATGCCGGCATTCGCACTTCCCTTGCCTCCAGCCGCCCTCGCGGACGACCTTCGTCGGCATGGGGAACGCTCCCCTACCGCCTGGGGGTTGCCCCCCAGACCCGCAGCTTCGGCGCTGGGCTTGAGCCCCGATCATTTTCGGCGCAGCGCCACTCGACCAGTGAGCTATTACGCACTCTTTAAAGGATGGCTGCTTCTAAGCCAACCTCCTGGCTGTCTTCGCGGCACCACATCCTTTCCCACTTAGCCCAGACTTGGGGGCCTTAGCTGGCGGTCTCGGTTGTTCCCGCGCTCGGACGCGGACGTTATCGCTCGCGCCCTCACTCCCAGGCTCCACCTGGGGCCCTTCGGAGTTTGACAGGGTTTGGTAGGCTGGTGGGCCCCCTAGCCCTATCAGTGCTCTACAGGCCCCAGTCAGCACCTGAGGCTGACCCTAAAGTCATTTCGGGGAGAACCAGCTATCTCCGGGCTCGGTTAGCTTTTCACTCCTAACCCCAGCTCATCCGAGGGGTTTGCATTCCCCACCGGTTCGGGCCTCCACTGGGTTTCACCCCAGCTTCACCCTGGCCAGGGCTAGCTCGCCCGGTTTCGGGTCCACGGCCGCGGACTAGACGCCCTGTTCGGACTTGGTTTCCCTAC
This window encodes:
- a CDS encoding histidine phosphatase family protein, which codes for MKELWLVRHGETEWNAQRRYQGHLDVPLSPVGIGQAFRLAQRLAKSRLAFDGLYASDLRRARETAEPLATVLGLPLHTTPLLREIDVGALAGLSREEAEARYPEFLQNALKDPWNTPRPGGESMADLARRLQTFLDRLPTGRHLLVTHGGIIRAALKLALELEREAWRRFHIPNTSITRILFPEREVLTVSDVAHLETWTDWLSDESLK